The Luteolibacter rhizosphaerae genome window below encodes:
- the rpe gene encoding ribulose-phosphate 3-epimerase: MIPPTYRDRVIAPSLLAADFSRVREEVTRAINAGADWLHLDVMDGHFVDNISFGPAMVQAVHETNDIYLDVHLMVSRPDHYLPRFVAAGADLITVHVEAGHDVDSTLRKIRDAGCKAGLAINPATPLEAALPHLAHADLLLCMTVVPGFGGQAFMPEVLPKIEAAVKWREEQGLAFHIEVDGGIDALTAARCAKAGANVMVAGSSTFKAPDMAAAIRQIREA, encoded by the coding sequence GTGATCCCGCCGACGTATCGAGACCGAGTAATCGCCCCTTCCCTGCTGGCCGCTGATTTTTCCCGCGTGCGGGAGGAAGTGACGCGCGCGATCAATGCCGGTGCCGATTGGCTGCACCTGGACGTGATGGACGGGCATTTCGTGGACAACATTTCCTTCGGACCGGCGATGGTGCAGGCGGTGCACGAGACGAACGACATTTACCTGGACGTGCATCTGATGGTGTCGCGGCCGGACCACTATCTGCCGCGATTCGTGGCGGCGGGTGCTGACCTGATCACGGTGCACGTGGAGGCAGGTCACGATGTGGATTCCACGCTGCGCAAGATCCGGGATGCAGGATGCAAGGCGGGTCTGGCGATCAATCCGGCGACGCCGCTGGAGGCCGCGCTGCCGCATCTGGCGCATGCGGACCTGCTGCTATGCATGACGGTGGTGCCGGGCTTCGGCGGGCAGGCCTTCATGCCGGAGGTGCTGCCGAAGATCGAGGCGGCGGTGAAGTGGCGCGAGGAGCAAGGGCTGGCCTTCCACATCGAGGTGGACGGGGGGATCGATGCGCTGACGGCGGCCCGCTGCGCAAAAGCCGGGGCGAACGTAATGGTGGCGGGGTCCTCCACCTTCAAGGCGCCGGATATGGCGGCGGCGATCCGGCAGATCCGGGAGGCCTAA
- a CDS encoding M56 family metallopeptidase translates to MSVLESLFDWLLATTLRASALAVVIMGLQLLVRRWLPPQWRYALWMPLVLVLVLPVVPTVPFGILPRKAPAVEASVPEVAAVSGAALIAGVDQPLGEVAPTTMTVNSWALVWLAGSAAVFVFGMAGYRRNMRRITKGAVAVDEALLASVEEAAREVGLGRLPRVVVSAEVESPAVTGLLRPVLLLPADFLQSFSEAEARLILLHELTHVKRLDLPVNGLCCILQALHWFNPILWFAFARMRADRETACDAQVLSLGGRDRRSVYGNALLKLQAVAPRSGLQLGFVGIFESSSELKTRIRDISRHRASHPAWKAGGVTMIGLLTLFGATKAEEPKRTEAPVAPPAAAEEPKVDPTTDIIFKKLQTTVIPVVKFENTSLEEAIDFVRAKSVELDPEKKGVNFVIRKPREESGTADPGKSRVTLDQKSASMLTVLQEMAKQTQLRFSISESGVTFLPINHQDNFQFMPRPEPEKPKGRAAEAGSKIILPSVEFVDVSLTEAVVSLNKMAKENAKGGEVFPVVLDPKVDGTARVQELRLRNVPLTIALKYLGDTTKTVVNSDDKELRITKP, encoded by the coding sequence ATGAGTGTGCTCGAATCTTTGTTTGATTGGTTACTCGCCACGACGCTGCGTGCTTCGGCACTGGCGGTGGTGATCATGGGCCTGCAATTGCTGGTCCGCCGGTGGTTGCCGCCGCAGTGGCGATATGCGTTGTGGATGCCGCTGGTGTTGGTGCTGGTGCTGCCGGTAGTCCCGACGGTGCCGTTCGGAATTCTACCGCGGAAGGCTCCGGCGGTGGAGGCGAGTGTTCCTGAGGTCGCGGCAGTTAGCGGGGCTGCGTTGATTGCGGGTGTCGATCAGCCTTTAGGCGAGGTGGCGCCGACAACGATGACGGTGAACTCGTGGGCTCTGGTCTGGCTGGCCGGGAGCGCGGCGGTGTTCGTATTCGGCATGGCTGGCTATCGCCGGAACATGCGCCGCATCACGAAGGGAGCGGTGGCTGTGGATGAGGCGCTGCTGGCATCGGTCGAGGAGGCGGCACGTGAGGTGGGGCTGGGGAGATTGCCGCGGGTGGTGGTATCGGCGGAGGTGGAGAGCCCGGCGGTGACTGGACTTTTGAGGCCCGTGCTGCTGTTGCCGGCGGATTTCCTGCAGAGCTTCAGCGAGGCTGAGGCGAGGTTGATCTTGCTGCACGAGCTGACGCACGTGAAGCGGCTGGACCTGCCGGTCAATGGCCTATGCTGCATCCTGCAGGCGCTGCACTGGTTCAATCCGATCTTGTGGTTCGCTTTTGCGAGGATGCGGGCCGACCGCGAGACGGCTTGCGATGCTCAGGTGCTTTCACTGGGCGGCAGGGACCGGCGATCCGTTTATGGGAACGCGCTGCTGAAGCTGCAGGCTGTGGCACCGCGCTCCGGGCTGCAACTGGGCTTCGTGGGGATCTTCGAAAGCAGTTCGGAATTGAAGACGCGAATCCGCGATATCTCCAGGCATCGCGCTAGCCATCCTGCCTGGAAAGCGGGCGGGGTGACGATGATCGGGCTGCTGACTTTGTTTGGCGCGACGAAGGCGGAGGAGCCGAAGCGAACGGAGGCCCCTGTCGCCCCTCCGGCAGCGGCGGAGGAGCCGAAGGTCGATCCGACGACGGATATTATCTTCAAGAAGCTGCAGACGACGGTGATCCCCGTGGTGAAGTTCGAGAACACTTCCTTGGAAGAGGCCATCGACTTCGTCCGAGCGAAGAGCGTGGAGCTGGATCCGGAGAAGAAGGGGGTGAACTTCGTGATCCGCAAGCCACGCGAGGAAAGCGGCACAGCGGATCCCGGCAAGTCCCGTGTGACCCTGGATCAGAAGAGCGCCTCGATGCTCACCGTGCTGCAGGAGATGGCCAAGCAGACCCAGCTGAGATTCTCGATCAGTGAATCGGGAGTCACCTTCCTGCCGATCAATCACCAAGACAACTTCCAGTTCATGCCGCGCCCGGAACCGGAGAAGCCGAAAGGGAGGGCAGCCGAGGCAGGCAGCAAGATCATCCTTCCGAGCGTGGAGTTCGTGGATGTGTCGCTGACGGAGGCGGTGGTTTCCCTGAACAAGATGGCGAAGGAGAACGCAAAGGGAGGAGAGGTCTTCCCGGTGGTGCTGGATCCGAAGGTGGACGGCACGGCGCGAGTCCAGGAGCTGCGCTTGAGAAACGTGCCGCTCACCATTGCACTCAAATACCTCGGGGATACGACGAAGACGGTGGTGAACTCCGACGACAAGGAGCTGCGGATTACAAAGCCGTAG
- a CDS encoding MFS transporter, with protein MSDSSSPMPEAGERLIAAATDPLRANAEMQVAGERLLSEAIARSGGAEGDEILKAADRLEGSNKNGRPGWSRVLGHVAAWCLYAALLLTGIMYWVSVKPTLLDIQSLGGLGSMSPLGPAGKEVEPEWKRELSAEQRLRLFGDVSQTSKARRWKPLWDLDPTRPEFFAEYASEYIREHKDVPPDFLKIGEEIDPGNAWYPLMAFAMEAGKAIESIPRSEEEKAAKVPAKYVLKDPQGLERAKLLLRQAVAMPRLDTRQRELLAARVRLLPHDNDWPHSMQGVAYMAGEGGRLLPLREVIGMLRVECERIQESGDAEAMRALIREWEALAKLLVTTPECSLIDALVKQAVLRGGFSATAKAARKMNLEEAGRLEGIDQRLKEYRDKIQAAKGGYQDFKKRAGALAGLSLPTVQKQVLKPPGITDEELKPARVAEHEFITKIALGAWSASLGMIALAVFLYRFRGGALRRILAGQMSQLLDRKDRMWIMGAGVIAPLAAGWLLLRLPGTGAREWSLIAIEFAAPMMVILLGVWLTIPLPVLIARWRLRKKAGFAGLAWKREWIPWLLVAWMLLAMPLAGWALLPWNLKPPVAMAYVALSSLAQGWMIAVGLRGLLSKQEYLLKRVTLSRVVYPAYLLAGILTGAMAMLSHQLEKRAIRADQLTGISAEKPSMSIYEYEITQVMGRELREVIETED; from the coding sequence ATGTCTGATAGTTCATCGCCAATGCCGGAAGCAGGAGAACGATTGATCGCCGCGGCGACGGATCCGCTGAGGGCGAATGCGGAGATGCAGGTGGCGGGCGAGAGGCTGCTGAGCGAGGCGATTGCGAGATCGGGAGGAGCGGAGGGTGATGAGATCCTGAAGGCGGCGGACCGGTTGGAAGGATCTAACAAGAATGGCAGACCGGGCTGGAGCAGGGTGCTCGGCCATGTCGCGGCTTGGTGCTTGTACGCGGCGCTCCTGCTGACGGGGATCATGTATTGGGTTTCGGTGAAGCCCACGCTGCTGGATATCCAATCGCTGGGAGGACTCGGGAGCATGAGTCCGCTAGGCCCGGCGGGGAAAGAGGTGGAGCCCGAATGGAAGAGGGAACTGAGCGCGGAGCAGCGGCTGCGGCTTTTCGGCGATGTTTCGCAGACATCGAAGGCGCGGCGCTGGAAGCCGCTGTGGGATCTCGATCCGACACGGCCGGAGTTCTTCGCCGAGTATGCTTCGGAGTACATTCGCGAGCACAAGGATGTGCCGCCGGACTTCCTCAAGATCGGGGAAGAGATCGATCCCGGGAATGCATGGTATCCGCTGATGGCATTCGCGATGGAGGCGGGGAAGGCGATCGAGAGCATCCCGCGGAGCGAGGAAGAGAAGGCCGCCAAGGTTCCCGCGAAGTATGTCCTGAAGGATCCGCAAGGGCTCGAGCGGGCGAAGCTTTTGCTGCGGCAGGCGGTGGCGATGCCACGGCTGGATACGCGACAACGCGAGCTGCTGGCGGCGAGGGTCCGGCTGCTGCCGCACGACAACGATTGGCCACATAGCATGCAGGGGGTGGCCTACATGGCAGGTGAAGGAGGGCGGCTGCTGCCTCTGAGGGAAGTGATCGGGATGCTGCGAGTGGAGTGCGAGCGCATCCAAGAGAGCGGCGATGCCGAGGCGATGCGGGCCTTGATCCGGGAATGGGAGGCGCTGGCGAAGCTGCTGGTAACGACTCCCGAGTGCAGCTTGATCGATGCACTGGTGAAGCAGGCGGTACTGCGCGGCGGCTTCTCCGCAACCGCGAAGGCGGCGCGGAAGATGAACCTGGAGGAAGCCGGGCGGCTGGAAGGGATCGACCAGCGACTGAAGGAGTATCGCGACAAGATCCAAGCGGCGAAGGGTGGCTACCAGGATTTCAAGAAGCGGGCAGGCGCGCTGGCGGGGCTCTCCCTGCCGACGGTGCAGAAGCAGGTGCTCAAGCCTCCGGGGATCACGGACGAGGAGCTGAAGCCCGCGCGGGTGGCCGAGCACGAGTTCATCACCAAGATCGCGCTAGGCGCGTGGTCGGCGAGTCTGGGGATGATCGCGCTGGCGGTCTTTCTCTACCGCTTCCGGGGCGGGGCCCTGCGCCGGATCCTGGCCGGGCAGATGAGCCAGTTGCTCGACCGGAAGGACCGGATGTGGATCATGGGCGCAGGAGTAATCGCCCCGCTGGCCGCAGGCTGGCTCCTGCTACGGCTGCCGGGGACGGGAGCGAGGGAATGGAGCTTGATCGCGATCGAGTTCGCCGCGCCGATGATGGTAATTCTGTTAGGCGTGTGGCTGACGATCCCGCTGCCGGTGCTGATCGCGCGGTGGCGTTTGAGGAAGAAGGCAGGCTTTGCAGGGCTTGCTTGGAAGCGGGAGTGGATCCCGTGGCTGCTGGTGGCTTGGATGCTGCTGGCGATGCCGCTGGCGGGTTGGGCGCTGCTGCCATGGAACCTGAAGCCTCCGGTGGCGATGGCTTATGTGGCTCTGTCCTCGCTGGCGCAGGGGTGGATGATCGCAGTGGGTCTGCGCGGACTTCTCAGCAAGCAGGAGTATTTGTTGAAGCGGGTGACCCTATCGCGCGTGGTCTATCCTGCTTATCTGCTGGCAGGCATTTTGACGGGAGCGATGGCGATGCTCAGCCATCAGCTTGAAAAGCGGGCGATCCGGGCGGATCAACTGACGGGGATCTCCGCGGAGAAGCCTTCCATGAGCATCTACGAATACGAGATCACGCAGGTGATGGGGCGGGAGCTCCGGGAAGTGATCGAAACCGAAGACTGA
- a CDS encoding peptidylprolyl isomerase produces the protein MPMLRVNGELADPGLIEEAFARLKAEAELLSEVSCCERDEEFRTQAEEETTDGILLAQEAERRVPMPSGEEVRTAFENTLRQWREHGASWDLLDAERDSLRAETISRMRMERFTEELWQELPELSHADLQAWYQTNRPRFRTTAAARPLHLVRFPEGGDPWDDYEAMLKLRARALAGEDFAALAKEHTKKRGGEIDLGWIEQQRVFNPFEAMLFSLRAGEVSPVFYYEQALHLVKVEEVREAEVKAFDEVAEIVREELVRERRLKVLKDLAIKLRETAVIERA, from the coding sequence ATGCCGATGCTGAGAGTCAATGGTGAGCTGGCGGATCCAGGGTTAATCGAGGAGGCCTTTGCACGGCTGAAGGCGGAGGCGGAGCTGCTGAGCGAGGTGTCCTGCTGCGAGCGCGACGAGGAGTTCCGGACGCAGGCGGAGGAGGAAACGACCGATGGCATCCTGCTGGCGCAGGAGGCGGAGCGGCGGGTGCCGATGCCATCCGGTGAGGAGGTCCGCACGGCCTTCGAGAACACGCTGCGGCAATGGCGTGAGCACGGGGCATCTTGGGATCTGCTGGATGCCGAGCGGGATTCGCTGCGGGCGGAGACGATTTCGCGGATGCGGATGGAGCGCTTTACGGAAGAACTGTGGCAGGAGCTTCCCGAATTGAGCCATGCGGATCTGCAAGCGTGGTATCAGACGAACCGCCCACGCTTCCGGACCACGGCGGCGGCGCGCCCTCTGCATCTGGTGCGCTTCCCCGAGGGAGGCGATCCGTGGGATGACTACGAGGCGATGCTGAAGCTGCGGGCGAGGGCGCTGGCGGGAGAGGACTTCGCGGCGCTGGCGAAGGAGCACACGAAGAAGCGCGGTGGGGAGATCGACTTGGGCTGGATCGAGCAACAGCGCGTGTTCAATCCCTTCGAGGCGATGTTGTTCTCGCTGCGAGCCGGTGAGGTAAGTCCGGTCTTCTACTACGAGCAGGCGCTGCACCTAGTGAAGGTGGAGGAAGTGAGGGAGGCGGAGGTGAAGGCCTTCGACGAGGTGGCAGAGATCGTGCGCGAGGAGCTGGTGCGCGAGCGGCGGCTGAAGGTGCTGAAGGATTTGGCAATCAAGCTAAGGGAGACCGCGGTGATCGAGAGGGCTTGA
- the tadA gene encoding tRNA adenosine(34) deaminase TadA: MDPIIDLASDDYFMAQAMREAKRAYAATEVPIGCVIAREGKIIARAWNQVETLRDATAHAEMLALTAAQNVLGDWRLEKCTLYVTKEPCPMCAGAIVHCRPERVVFGCPDPKAGAAGGWINLLDANPPLNHRCEITSGVLHDESLALLQGFFREARERKKNGESKTRPGSGPLEL, translated from the coding sequence GTGGACCCCATCATCGATCTCGCCAGCGACGACTACTTCATGGCCCAAGCCATGCGCGAGGCGAAGCGCGCCTACGCCGCCACCGAGGTCCCCATCGGCTGCGTCATCGCCCGCGAGGGCAAGATCATCGCCCGCGCTTGGAACCAGGTCGAAACCCTCCGCGACGCCACCGCCCACGCCGAAATGCTCGCCCTCACCGCCGCCCAGAATGTCCTCGGCGATTGGCGGCTTGAGAAATGCACCCTCTACGTCACCAAGGAGCCCTGCCCCATGTGCGCCGGGGCCATCGTCCACTGCCGCCCGGAGCGTGTCGTCTTCGGCTGCCCAGACCCCAAGGCCGGCGCCGCCGGCGGCTGGATCAACCTCCTCGACGCCAATCCGCCCCTGAATCACCGCTGCGAGATCACCTCCGGCGTGCTTCACGACGAGAGTCTCGCCCTGCTCCAAGGCTTCTTCCGCGAGGCCCGCGAGCGGAAAAAGAACGGCGAATCCAAGACCCGCCCCGGCTCCGGCCCGCTGGAGCTTTGA
- the dnaE gene encoding DNA polymerase III subunit alpha yields the protein MPSSPPYATLLAPPMSDSFVHLHLHTEYSLLDGLARTKEIAAKAKELGMPAVAMTDHGNLFGAIEFFLSCKKAGIKPIFGCEIYLAPGNMEDKKDIPGRKRSCHMTLLAETNEGWTNLQKLVSLGHLEGLYHGKPRVDRTALRKYAKGIICLTGCISGPVNEWLLLGDEAKARDTMAELIDIYGKENVYVEIHDHGLEPQRKITPGLLKLAKEFGLKPVAANDVHFVNRTDHEAHDVMICIGTGRLVIDENRMRYTPEVYFKTAEEMRTLFAEVPGACDATLEIAERCNVEIKLDSTSSEKYPQFGTPDGSPREEYLMRVCQEGMVKRYGEEKAAQPEIQERLRYEVGIINQLGFASYFLITADFIQWARDHDIPVGPGRGSAAGSLVAYVMGITNICPLQFGLLFERFLNPERVSPPDVDIDFCQSRRPEVIDYVRQKYGERSVSHIITYGTLGAKSVLRDVARVMGVSYGEADRIAKMIEAKPGVTLKGEFDAKPELKELIESSSTYQDLWDYALKLEGLTRNVGIHAAGVVIGDRELDEHVPLTRGNEGEVVTQYDMGAITEVGLLKMDFLGLKNLTVIQDAVEHIKRHTPDFEIDKVPLDNKATFDILNRGETMGVFQLESGGMVETCRKYQIEKIDDIIDLLALYRPGAMQFIDQMIEVKKGRKKPFYEHPLLEQVCGNTYGVMIYQEQVQNAAKVLAGYTLGGADLLRRAMGKKDPKKMAEERSKFVAGAAKVNNINEKLANAIFEKIEMFAGYGFNKSHSACYGHISYWTAYLKANFPVEFMAGLLSNEINNTDKIGVFVAECHRMGIEILPPDLNKSKLRFAPEQLASGAFAVRYGLAAIKNVGEGAMAQAIADREAKGPFASLEEFSNRLDSKSVNKRILENLVKAGALDWTGESRASMFNRLEQVVASASSAQKDRASGQVSLFDTMDFAAPAPVSAAASVAIEEWSKDERLAHEKELLGFYVTGHPLDKFRGVLDSDKYMKLGLLDEIDVQNPRDRFPFAGMIRTLESKVTKSGKPFGVMVVEDFTGSAEVIMWGESFVPARDAGTLVPGKVIKFKAAIQVDDRTESRRLTGSEIGELKPRGSSATKGAVELTLWTARHSERDLTEIREALAANPGKVPVFLHFQNSAGRRATVELGQDYHVKRTDLLEKALGRWMD from the coding sequence TTGCCGTCCTCCCCTCCCTACGCCACGCTCCTCGCGCCGCCGATGTCCGATTCCTTCGTCCACCTCCACCTGCACACCGAATATTCCCTCCTCGACGGCCTCGCGCGCACCAAGGAGATCGCCGCCAAGGCCAAGGAATTGGGCATGCCGGCGGTGGCCATGACCGATCACGGTAACCTCTTCGGTGCCATCGAGTTCTTCCTGTCCTGCAAGAAGGCGGGCATCAAGCCCATCTTCGGCTGCGAGATCTACCTCGCCCCGGGGAACATGGAGGACAAGAAGGACATCCCCGGTCGCAAGCGCTCCTGCCACATGACCCTGCTGGCGGAGACCAACGAGGGCTGGACCAATCTCCAGAAGCTCGTCTCCCTCGGCCACCTTGAGGGCCTTTATCACGGCAAGCCCCGCGTCGACCGCACCGCGCTCCGCAAATACGCGAAAGGCATCATCTGCCTCACCGGCTGCATCTCCGGTCCGGTCAATGAATGGCTCCTGCTCGGCGATGAAGCCAAGGCCCGCGACACCATGGCGGAGCTTATCGACATCTACGGCAAGGAGAACGTCTACGTCGAGATCCACGACCACGGCCTGGAGCCCCAGCGCAAGATCACCCCGGGTCTGCTCAAGCTGGCCAAGGAGTTCGGCCTCAAGCCCGTCGCCGCGAACGACGTCCACTTCGTCAACCGAACCGATCACGAGGCACACGATGTCATGATCTGCATCGGCACCGGCCGTCTGGTGATCGATGAGAACCGCATGCGCTACACCCCGGAGGTCTACTTCAAGACCGCCGAGGAAATGCGCACGCTCTTCGCGGAGGTTCCCGGCGCCTGCGATGCCACCTTGGAAATCGCGGAGCGATGCAACGTGGAGATCAAACTCGACTCCACCAGCTCCGAGAAATACCCGCAGTTCGGCACGCCCGATGGCTCGCCGCGCGAGGAATACCTCATGCGCGTCTGCCAGGAGGGCATGGTGAAGCGCTACGGCGAGGAGAAGGCCGCGCAGCCGGAGATCCAAGAGCGCCTCCGCTACGAAGTCGGCATCATCAACCAGCTCGGCTTCGCCTCCTACTTCCTTATCACCGCGGACTTCATCCAGTGGGCCCGGGATCACGATATCCCCGTCGGTCCCGGCCGTGGTTCGGCCGCCGGTTCGCTGGTGGCTTACGTCATGGGCATCACGAATATCTGCCCGCTCCAGTTCGGCCTGCTCTTCGAGCGCTTCCTGAATCCCGAGCGCGTAAGCCCGCCCGACGTCGATATCGACTTCTGCCAGAGCCGCCGCCCGGAGGTCATCGATTACGTCCGCCAGAAGTACGGCGAACGTAGTGTTTCTCACATCATCACCTACGGCACCCTTGGCGCGAAGAGCGTGTTGCGGGATGTCGCCCGCGTCATGGGCGTCAGCTATGGCGAGGCCGACCGCATCGCCAAGATGATCGAGGCCAAGCCCGGCGTGACCTTGAAAGGGGAGTTCGATGCCAAGCCCGAACTCAAGGAACTCATCGAGAGCTCCTCCACCTACCAGGACCTCTGGGACTACGCGCTCAAACTGGAAGGCCTCACCCGCAACGTCGGCATCCACGCCGCCGGCGTCGTGATCGGGGACCGCGAACTGGACGAGCACGTCCCGCTCACCCGCGGTAACGAAGGGGAAGTGGTCACCCAGTACGACATGGGTGCCATCACCGAGGTCGGCCTGCTGAAGATGGACTTCCTCGGCCTGAAGAACCTTACCGTGATTCAGGATGCCGTGGAGCACATCAAGCGCCACACCCCGGACTTCGAGATCGACAAGGTGCCCCTCGATAACAAGGCCACCTTCGACATCCTGAACCGCGGCGAGACGATGGGCGTGTTCCAGCTGGAATCCGGTGGCATGGTCGAAACCTGCCGGAAGTACCAGATCGAGAAGATCGATGACATCATCGACCTTCTCGCGCTCTACCGCCCGGGCGCCATGCAGTTCATCGATCAGATGATCGAGGTGAAGAAGGGCCGCAAGAAGCCCTTCTACGAGCACCCGCTTCTTGAGCAGGTCTGCGGCAATACCTACGGCGTCATGATCTACCAGGAGCAGGTGCAGAACGCCGCCAAGGTGCTCGCCGGCTACACCCTCGGTGGTGCCGACCTTCTCCGCCGCGCCATGGGTAAGAAGGACCCGAAGAAGATGGCGGAGGAGCGCTCGAAGTTCGTCGCCGGCGCGGCCAAGGTGAACAACATCAACGAGAAGCTCGCCAATGCGATCTTCGAGAAGATCGAGATGTTCGCCGGTTACGGCTTCAACAAGTCCCACTCCGCCTGCTACGGCCACATCTCCTACTGGACCGCCTACTTGAAGGCGAATTTCCCGGTCGAGTTCATGGCCGGCCTGCTCTCGAACGAAATCAACAACACCGACAAGATCGGCGTCTTCGTCGCCGAGTGCCACCGCATGGGCATCGAGATCCTTCCGCCGGATCTGAACAAGTCGAAGCTTCGCTTCGCGCCCGAGCAACTCGCGTCCGGTGCCTTCGCCGTTCGTTATGGCCTCGCCGCGATCAAGAACGTGGGGGAGGGGGCCATGGCCCAGGCCATCGCCGACCGCGAGGCCAAGGGTCCCTTCGCGTCACTCGAGGAATTCTCGAACCGCCTCGACTCCAAGTCGGTCAACAAGCGCATCCTCGAAAACCTCGTGAAAGCCGGGGCCCTCGATTGGACCGGTGAGAGCCGCGCCTCGATGTTCAACCGTCTGGAGCAAGTGGTCGCCAGCGCTTCCTCCGCTCAAAAGGACCGCGCCTCCGGTCAGGTCTCGCTCTTCGATACCATGGACTTCGCCGCGCCTGCTCCGGTCAGCGCCGCTGCCTCCGTCGCCATCGAGGAATGGAGCAAGGACGAACGCCTCGCCCACGAGAAGGAACTCCTCGGCTTCTACGTCACCGGTCACCCGCTGGATAAATTCCGCGGCGTGCTCGACTCCGACAAATACATGAAGCTCGGTCTCCTCGATGAGATCGATGTCCAGAACCCCCGCGACCGCTTCCCTTTTGCGGGCATGATCCGCACCTTGGAGAGCAAGGTCACCAAGAGCGGCAAGCCTTTCGGCGTGATGGTGGTCGAGGACTTCACCGGCTCTGCCGAGGTCATCATGTGGGGCGAATCCTTCGTCCCCGCCCGCGATGCCGGCACCCTCGTGCCCGGCAAGGTCATCAAGTTCAAGGCTGCTATTCAGGTCGACGACCGTACCGAGTCCCGCCGCCTCACCGGCTCCGAGATCGGCGAACTCAAGCCCCGCGGCAGCTCTGCCACCAAGGGCGCCGTCGAACTGACCCTCTGGACCGCCCGCCACTCCGAGCGCGACCTGACCGAGATCCGCGAGGCCCTCGCCGCGAATCCCGGCAAGGTCCCCGTCTTCCTCCACTTCCAGAACAGCGCCGGCCGCCGCGCCACGGTCGAACTCGGCCAAGACTACCACGTCAAGCGCACCGACCTCCTCGAGAAGGCCCTCGGCCGCTGGATGGACTAA
- the holA gene encoding DNA polymerase III subunit delta encodes MAAAKPNSNIFAIVGSDDGRVKEEALRLHRELTGGNDDGFTHETIDGNADNSEGAFQICRSVVEALNTMPFFGGEKVVWLKNASFLIDDVTGRSERTLSGVDSLKSCLEAGLGKGVVFLLSATGIDKRRAFWKFLEKNAQVKAYDKIDTSREGWQEEVADLVEKRAKDLGLRFEPEALELFVMLAGEATRQIGNELEKIDLYLGPDRREVNADDVRRMVPLSRAGVVFEIGNALQTGNAARALELIDHQLERGENAIGLMRASIIPTVRNLFMAKVLAEKRLPMRNYKDFAAAVDRLPEMERLWLPQKKTGGVNIYPLFLCLRGAEAFSMEGLRGAMESTLKADRSLVTTGLDHRLVLHRLVAEVTSAAAKRR; translated from the coding sequence GTGGCCGCCGCCAAGCCGAACTCGAACATCTTCGCCATCGTCGGCAGCGACGACGGGCGCGTGAAGGAAGAAGCCCTCCGCCTCCACCGGGAACTCACCGGCGGCAATGACGACGGCTTCACCCACGAAACCATCGACGGCAATGCCGACAACTCCGAGGGCGCTTTCCAGATCTGCCGCTCCGTCGTCGAGGCCCTCAATACCATGCCCTTCTTCGGCGGGGAAAAAGTCGTCTGGCTGAAGAACGCCAGCTTCCTCATCGACGATGTCACCGGCCGCTCGGAGCGCACCCTCTCCGGCGTCGACTCCCTCAAATCCTGCCTCGAGGCCGGCCTCGGCAAGGGCGTCGTCTTCCTCCTCAGCGCCACCGGCATCGACAAGCGCCGTGCCTTCTGGAAGTTCCTCGAAAAGAACGCCCAGGTGAAAGCCTACGACAAGATCGATACCTCCCGCGAAGGCTGGCAGGAGGAAGTCGCCGATCTCGTCGAAAAGCGCGCCAAGGATCTCGGCCTCCGCTTCGAGCCCGAAGCCCTCGAACTCTTCGTCATGCTCGCCGGCGAGGCCACCCGCCAGATCGGCAACGAACTCGAGAAGATCGACCTCTACCTCGGCCCGGACCGTCGCGAGGTGAATGCCGACGACGTCCGCCGCATGGTCCCCCTCAGCCGAGCCGGCGTCGTTTTCGAAATCGGCAATGCCCTCCAGACCGGCAATGCCGCCCGCGCCCTCGAACTCATCGACCACCAGCTCGAGCGCGGCGAGAACGCCATCGGTCTCATGCGCGCCTCGATCATCCCCACCGTGCGGAATCTCTTCATGGCGAAGGTCCTCGCCGAGAAGCGCCTCCCCATGCGGAACTACAAGGACTTCGCCGCCGCCGTCGACCGCCTCCCCGAAATGGAGCGCCTCTGGCTCCCGCAGAAGAAAACCGGCGGCGTGAATATCTACCCGCTCTTCCTCTGCCTCCGCGGTGCCGAAGCCTTCAGCATGGAAGGCCTCCGCGGCGCCATGGAGTCCACCCTCAAGGCCGATCGCTCCCTCGTCACCACCGGCCTCGACCACCGCCTCGTCCTCCATCGCCTCGTCGCCGAAGTCACCTCCGCCGCCGCCAAGCGCCGCTAA
- the gloA2 gene encoding SMU1112c/YaeR family gloxylase I-like metalloprotein translates to MKIRGIHHVAIIAGDYERSKAFYTEVLGFQVIRETYREVRDSYKLDLELPDGTQIELFSFPGAPERASYPEARGLRHLAFATGDLDAAVAFLLEKGVEVEAVRVDELTGRRFTFFADPDGLPLELYEG, encoded by the coding sequence ATGAAGATCCGAGGTATTCACCATGTGGCGATCATCGCGGGCGATTACGAGCGCTCGAAGGCCTTTTATACGGAGGTGCTGGGGTTCCAGGTGATCCGGGAGACTTACCGGGAAGTACGAGATTCGTACAAGTTGGACCTGGAGTTGCCGGATGGGACGCAGATCGAGCTGTTCTCGTTTCCGGGGGCGCCGGAGAGGGCGTCGTATCCGGAGGCGCGGGGGTTGCGGCACCTGGCGTTTGCCACGGGGGATCTGGATGCGGCGGTGGCGTTTTTGTTAGAGAAAGGGGTGGAGGTGGAGGCAGTAAGGGTGGATGAGTTGACGGGGAGAAGGTTCACGTTTTTTGCGGATCCGGACGGTTTGCCGCTAGAGCTTTACGAGGGGTGA